In one Bradyrhizobium sp. 4 genomic region, the following are encoded:
- a CDS encoding septation protein IspZ — MKDVFARLASDLFSAIVFLVIYLVTDNIVLATSVAIAGAIAQVIYARVKGQQLNYMTYASVALVVVLGTVTLLTNDPRFMLAKPSIAHFAIGAIMLKRGWMLRYMPSIVVETVPEYVTAAGYAWAALMFVIGAGMIAVASTGDLKLWAFYITVVAGGAKIVAFAVQYVVLRLIVTSRRRAAARA, encoded by the coding sequence ATGAAGGACGTATTCGCCCGCCTCGCCTCCGACCTCTTCTCCGCCATCGTCTTCCTGGTCATCTATCTCGTTACCGACAACATCGTCCTGGCAACGTCGGTGGCGATTGCCGGGGCGATCGCGCAGGTGATCTACGCGCGCGTCAAGGGCCAGCAGCTCAATTACATGACCTATGCGAGCGTCGCGCTCGTCGTCGTGCTGGGCACGGTCACGCTGCTGACCAACGACCCTCGCTTCATGCTCGCAAAGCCTTCGATCGCACATTTCGCGATCGGTGCCATCATGCTCAAGCGCGGCTGGATGCTGCGCTACATGCCATCGATCGTCGTCGAGACCGTTCCGGAGTACGTGACGGCAGCGGGTTATGCCTGGGCCGCGCTGATGTTCGTGATCGGTGCCGGCATGATCGCCGTCGCCTCCACAGGCGATCTGAAGCTGTGGGCGTTCTACATCACCGTGGTCGCGGGCGGCGCCAAGATCGTCGCCTTCGCCGTGCAATATGTCGTGCTCCGTCTCATCGTCACAAGCCGACGGCGCGCCGCCGCCCGCGCCTAA
- a CDS encoding SH3 domain-containing protein: MRALGFIAATILCVATQAARADDAEPAWRASALAMLPAGHVAGTAYRTEGSAGYLALYPTSSNDPKSPASVFVARQALVVALTPDATRAVSAELKPRSGPDPDNDDTEFAKLHADLAARRSTLPDGTEPCDFGAWSVDKDPDGLNVRAEPSIKARVLGTLPPPYRLKLGGSENTPDGGWLTEFRIIGFKNGWFLIEGAKPPGKDYEDDKKYPRSAPKPYAGRGWVASNKVGASYANGATRMGGLFQAPFVDAKWMPAQRELGGPIDTDGGPKHIFACSGLWGLVESQDGVRGWWRGLCSNQVTNCS, from the coding sequence GTGCGCGCGCTCGGTTTCATCGCGGCGACGATCCTGTGTGTCGCGACCCAAGCGGCGCGCGCGGACGATGCCGAACCGGCGTGGCGGGCAAGCGCGCTCGCCATGCTACCGGCGGGCCATGTCGCCGGCACGGCCTATCGAACCGAAGGTTCGGCGGGCTACCTCGCCCTCTATCCGACCTCGTCGAACGATCCGAAGTCACCTGCAAGCGTGTTCGTCGCGCGCCAGGCTCTCGTGGTCGCGCTGACGCCGGATGCGACGCGCGCAGTCTCGGCCGAATTGAAGCCGCGTAGCGGGCCGGATCCTGACAACGACGACACTGAGTTCGCAAAGCTGCACGCCGATCTCGCCGCCAGGCGCTCAACGCTTCCCGACGGCACCGAGCCCTGTGATTTCGGCGCATGGTCCGTCGACAAGGATCCTGACGGCCTCAACGTGCGTGCTGAACCATCGATCAAGGCGCGTGTGCTCGGCACGCTTCCGCCGCCTTACCGGCTCAAGCTCGGCGGCAGCGAGAACACGCCCGATGGCGGCTGGCTCACTGAATTCCGCATCATCGGCTTCAAGAACGGCTGGTTTCTGATCGAAGGCGCCAAGCCGCCGGGCAAGGACTACGAGGACGACAAGAAATATCCGCGCAGCGCGCCAAAGCCCTATGCCGGACGCGGCTGGGTCGCCTCCAACAAGGTCGGCGCGTCCTACGCCAATGGCGCGACACGCATGGGCGGTCTGTTCCAGGCGCCCTTCGTCGATGCGAAATGGATGCCGGCCCAGCGCGAGCTCGGCGGCCCGATCGACACCGACGGCGGACCGAAGCACATCTTTGCTTGCAGCGGTCTCTGGGGCCTTGTCGAGAGCCAGGACGGCGTCCGCGGCTGGTGGCGCGGGCTGTGCTCCAACCAAGTCACGAATTGCAGCTAG